Proteins encoded in a region of the Ruegeria sp. AD91A genome:
- a CDS encoding acetyl/propionyl/methylcrotonyl-CoA carboxylase subunit alpha — protein sequence MFNKILIANRGEIACRVIKTARKMGIGTVAIFSDADKNALHVSMADEAIHIGPPPANQSYIVIDKVMDAIRQSGAQAVHPGYGFLSENAKFAEALEAEGVAFVGPPKGAIEAMGDKITSKKIAQEANVSTVPGYMGLIEDADEAVKISNQIGYPVMIKASAGGGGKGMRIAWNDDEAREGFQSSKNEAASSFGDDRIFIEKFVTQPRHIEIQVLCDSHGNGIYLGERECSIQRRNQKVVEEAPSPFLDAATRKAMGEQAVSLAKAVGYSSAGTVEFIVDGEKNFYFLEMNTRLQVEHPVTELITGVDLVEQMIRVAAGEKLSITQDDVALTGWAIENRLYAEDPYRGFLPSIGRLTLYRPPQETAAGPMLVNGKWQGDAPEGDVAVRNDTGVYEGGEISMYYDPMIAKLCTWAPTREQAIEAMRVALDSFEVEGIGHNLPFLSAVMDHPKFISGDMTTAFIGEEYPDGFEGVELPEPDLRRIAASCAAMHRVAEIRRTRVSGRMDNHERKVGTDWVVTLGGEIQWPVKVMADQDGATVRFDNGQEMRVTGDWTPGDQLATMMVDGAPLVMKVGKVSGGFRIRNRGADLKVQIRTPRQAELARLMPEKLPPDTSKMLLCPMPGLVVKIDVEVGQEVQEGQALCTIEAMKMENILRAEKKGTVAKINAGPGDSLAVDEVIIEFE from the coding sequence ATGTTCAATAAGATCCTGATCGCCAACCGGGGCGAGATCGCCTGCCGGGTTATCAAGACTGCCCGCAAGATGGGTATCGGCACCGTCGCCATTTTCTCCGACGCGGACAAAAACGCGCTGCATGTGTCGATGGCGGATGAAGCCATTCATATCGGCCCGCCACCTGCCAACCAGTCTTACATCGTGATCGACAAGGTCATGGATGCCATCCGCCAGAGCGGCGCGCAGGCGGTCCATCCGGGTTATGGCTTCCTGTCCGAAAACGCCAAGTTTGCCGAGGCGCTGGAAGCCGAAGGCGTGGCTTTTGTCGGTCCCCCGAAAGGTGCGATCGAGGCGATGGGCGACAAGATTACCTCGAAGAAAATCGCTCAGGAGGCAAACGTATCGACAGTTCCCGGATACATGGGGCTGATCGAAGACGCCGACGAGGCAGTCAAAATCTCGAACCAGATCGGCTATCCTGTCATGATCAAGGCCAGCGCCGGGGGCGGTGGCAAGGGTATGCGGATCGCGTGGAATGATGACGAAGCGCGCGAGGGCTTTCAGTCGTCAAAGAACGAAGCCGCAAGCTCGTTCGGGGATGACCGGATCTTCATCGAGAAATTTGTGACCCAACCGCGTCACATCGAAATTCAGGTTCTGTGCGACAGTCATGGAAACGGCATCTATCTGGGCGAGCGCGAATGCTCGATCCAGCGCCGGAACCAGAAAGTCGTGGAAGAGGCACCGTCGCCGTTTCTGGACGCAGCGACACGCAAGGCCATGGGGGAACAGGCCGTGTCTCTGGCCAAGGCCGTGGGCTATTCCAGCGCGGGCACAGTCGAGTTCATCGTTGACGGTGAAAAGAACTTCTACTTCCTTGAAATGAACACGCGCTTGCAGGTGGAACACCCTGTTACCGAATTGATCACCGGCGTTGATCTGGTCGAACAGATGATCCGCGTCGCAGCGGGTGAGAAGCTTTCAATCACGCAGGATGACGTGGCGCTGACCGGATGGGCGATCGAAAACCGCCTGTACGCCGAGGATCCGTATCGCGGCTTCTTGCCGTCGATTGGCCGTTTGACCCTGTACCGCCCGCCACAGGAGACGGCAGCCGGACCGATGCTGGTCAACGGCAAATGGCAAGGGGATGCGCCCGAAGGGGATGTTGCCGTTCGAAATGATACCGGCGTCTATGAAGGCGGTGAGATCAGCATGTATTACGACCCGATGATTGCCAAGCTGTGTACCTGGGCTCCGACCCGCGAGCAGGCGATCGAGGCGATGCGCGTGGCGCTGGACAGTTTCGAGGTTGAAGGCATTGGCCACAACCTGCCGTTCCTGTCCGCCGTGATGGATCATCCGAAATTCATCAGCGGCGATATGACCACGGCGTTCATTGGAGAAGAATACCCGGACGGGTTCGAAGGCGTGGAGCTTCCCGAGCCGGACCTGCGTCGGATTGCAGCGTCCTGCGCGGCGATGCATCGCGTTGCCGAAATTCGCCGGACCCGTGTGTCGGGCCGGATGGACAATCACGAACGCAAGGTCGGCACTGATTGGGTTGTCACCCTGGGGGGCGAGATCCAGTGGCCTGTCAAGGTGATGGCGGATCAGGATGGGGCCACGGTCAGGTTCGACAATGGTCAGGAAATGAGGGTGACGGGCGATTGGACCCCGGGCGATCAGCTGGCCACCATGATGGTCGACGGCGCGCCGCTGGTCATGAAAGTGGGCAAGGTCTCGGGTGGGTTCCGCATCCGTAACCGCGGCGCGGACCTCAAGGTGCAGATACGTACCCCGCGTCAGGCCGAACTGGCTCGTCTGATGCCCGAAAAACTGCCGCCCGACACCTCGAAAATGCTGCTTTGCCCGATGCCCGGCCTTGTCGTGAAGATCGACGTCGAAGTGGGGCAAGAGGTGCAGGAAGGTCAGGCGCTGTGCACAATTGAGGCGATGAAGATGGAAAACATCCTGCGCGCCGAGAAGAAGGGCACCGTTGCCAAGATCAATGCGGGCCCCGGCGACAGCCTCGCTGTGGACGAAGTGATCATCGAGTTCGAGTGA
- a CDS encoding Ppx/GppA family phosphatase, protein MDQTAATDIPDWGPFGKPLFDEPGTRALSRVGVVDVGSNSVRMVIFDGAARSPAYFYNEKVMCELGAGLSETGRLNPRGRERALAALRRFQNLAVDLELPGLHVVATAAVREAKDGPDFCNQVKAETGLHVEVITGEEEARFSAQGVLLGWPGAYGLICDIGGSSMELAEIGDGQVGRRLTSALGPLKLRDIKGGRRARKAHIKSTMEKLRDEMGPQRDRLFLVGGSWRAFARLDMLRRGYPLIVLHEYRMTTKQVRETIKFIEKNDHEKLRSQAGVSSSRMSLIPYAMDVLARLIRTFKPKDIAISSYGIREGLLYEQMSQELRDRDPLIEASLFSESKDARLPGFGRNLYDFVMPLFKSAPPSSVRLIKAACLLHDVSWRAHPDYRAEVCFDNVTRANLGGLKHSERVFIGLALQHRYRNKREGNRFAPLYDLLDERGQKEAEILGKAMRFGAMLWMHNDANMGRLKFYPKKRELELYLPEAAAPLFSEVAEARLNSLANALKSDTRVIIRG, encoded by the coding sequence ATGGATCAGACCGCTGCAACCGACATCCCTGATTGGGGGCCTTTCGGAAAGCCACTGTTCGACGAGCCTGGAACCCGGGCATTGTCGCGTGTCGGAGTTGTCGATGTCGGATCCAACTCGGTCCGAATGGTCATCTTTGACGGTGCGGCCCGATCGCCGGCCTATTTCTACAATGAAAAGGTCATGTGCGAATTGGGCGCGGGCCTGTCCGAGACCGGTCGACTGAATCCGCGTGGACGCGAACGTGCGCTGGCGGCGCTGCGACGGTTTCAGAATCTGGCGGTGGATCTGGAATTGCCGGGTCTGCATGTCGTGGCCACGGCAGCTGTACGCGAGGCCAAGGACGGACCGGATTTCTGCAATCAGGTGAAGGCGGAAACCGGGCTGCACGTGGAAGTCATCACCGGAGAAGAAGAAGCCCGTTTTTCAGCTCAGGGTGTGTTGCTGGGATGGCCCGGCGCCTATGGCCTGATCTGCGACATCGGCGGATCTTCGATGGAGCTGGCCGAGATCGGGGACGGTCAGGTGGGCCGCCGCCTGACCTCGGCGCTCGGGCCACTGAAACTGCGAGATATCAAGGGCGGACGGCGTGCACGCAAGGCCCATATCAAAAGCACGATGGAAAAGCTGCGCGATGAGATGGGTCCGCAGCGGGATCGTCTGTTTCTGGTTGGCGGCAGCTGGCGGGCATTTGCCCGGCTGGACATGCTGCGGCGAGGCTATCCGCTGATCGTTCTGCATGAATACCGCATGACGACAAAACAGGTCCGCGAAACGATCAAGTTCATTGAAAAGAACGATCATGAAAAGCTGCGCAGCCAGGCCGGTGTATCCAGCTCGCGCATGTCGCTCATCCCCTACGCGATGGATGTTCTGGCCCGGCTGATCCGAACGTTCAAACCAAAGGATATCGCCATTTCCAGCTACGGTATCCGTGAAGGATTGCTGTATGAACAGATGTCGCAGGAATTACGCGACCGCGACCCGTTGATCGAAGCAAGCCTTTTTTCCGAATCCAAGGATGCCCGCCTGCCCGGATTTGGTCGCAACCTCTACGATTTCGTGATGCCGCTGTTCAAATCTGCCCCCCCCAGCAGCGTTCGACTGATCAAGGCTGCGTGCCTGCTGCACGATGTCAGCTGGCGTGCTCATCCCGACTACCGGGCCGAAGTCTGTTTCGACAACGTCACCCGCGCCAATCTGGGTGGTTTGAAGCATTCCGAACGTGTCTTTATCGGGCTGGCCTTGCAGCACCGGTATCGCAACAAACGCGAGGGCAACCGGTTTGCACCCTTGTATGATCTGCTGGACGAAAGAGGCCAGAAAGAGGCCGAGATCTTGGGCAAGGCGATGCGCTTTGGCGCGATGCTGTGGATGCATAATGACGCCAATATGGGGCGCCTGAAATTCTACCCCAAAAAGCGCGAGTTGGAGCTGTATCTGCCCGAAGCAGCGGCCCCCCTGTTCAGCGAAGTTGCCGAAGCGCGCCTGAATTCTCTGGCAAACGCCCTGAAATCCGATACGCGCGTGATCATCAGGGGCTGA
- the scpA gene encoding methylmalonyl-CoA mutase, translating into MTDTKDWKALAEKELRGRPLDDLTKETLEGIAVKPLYTQEDTAALPHMGSLPGFGPFTRGVKATMYAGRPWTIRQYAGFSTAEESNAFYRRNLAAGQQGVSVAFDLATHRGYDSDHPRVVGDVGKAGVAIDSVEDMKILFDGIPLDKVSVSMTMNGAVIPILANFIVAGEEQGHDKSVLSGTIQNDILKEFMVRNTYIYPPEPSMKIISDIIEYTSNEMPKFNSISISGYHMQEAGANLVQELAYTLADGREYVRAATEAGMDVDKFAGRLSFFFAIGMNFFMEIAKLRAARTLWHRVMTEFGAKSERSKMLRTHCQTSGVSLQEQDPYNNVIRTAYEAMSAVLGGTQSLHTNALDEAIALPTDFSARIARNTQLVLQEETGVTDVVDPLAGSYYVESLTNELVEKAWALMEEVEEMGGMTKAVASGMPKLRIEESAARRQAMIDRGEEVIVGVNKYRKEQEDPIDILDVDNVAVREAQVARLERIRATRDEAACQQALDALTTTTREGGNLLAAAVEAARARASVGEISMAMEKEFGRHRAEVKTLAGVYGAAYEGDEGFAAIQKSIEEFAEAEGRRPRLLVVKMGQDGHDRGAKVIATAFADIGFDVDVGPLFQTPAEAAQDAVDNDVHVVGISSQAAGHKTLAPQLVEELKKARAEDIIVICGGVIPQQDYQFLYDHGVKAIFGPGTNIPEAAQDILRLISEARG; encoded by the coding sequence ATGACCGACACGAAGGACTGGAAAGCGCTGGCCGAGAAAGAGCTGCGCGGACGTCCGTTGGACGACCTGACCAAAGAGACTCTGGAAGGCATCGCGGTCAAGCCGCTCTATACGCAGGAAGACACCGCCGCTTTGCCGCATATGGGCTCGCTGCCGGGCTTTGGTCCATTTACACGCGGCGTGAAGGCCACGATGTATGCGGGCCGTCCGTGGACGATCCGCCAATATGCGGGCTTTTCCACCGCCGAAGAATCCAACGCATTCTACCGTCGCAATCTTGCGGCCGGTCAGCAGGGGGTTTCGGTCGCGTTCGATCTGGCGACGCATCGCGGCTATGACAGCGACCATCCCCGGGTGGTTGGTGATGTTGGTAAGGCTGGCGTGGCCATCGACAGTGTCGAAGACATGAAGATCCTGTTCGACGGCATCCCGCTCGATAAGGTCTCGGTCTCGATGACCATGAACGGTGCGGTGATCCCGATTCTGGCGAATTTCATCGTTGCGGGTGAAGAACAGGGTCACGACAAATCTGTCCTGTCCGGCACCATTCAGAACGACATTCTGAAAGAGTTCATGGTGCGCAACACATATATCTATCCGCCCGAACCGTCGATGAAGATCATCTCGGACATCATTGAATACACCTCGAATGAAATGCCCAAGTTCAATTCGATCTCGATCTCGGGCTATCACATGCAAGAGGCCGGGGCGAACCTGGTTCAGGAGCTGGCCTATACGCTGGCCGATGGGCGCGAATACGTTCGGGCCGCGACCGAAGCAGGTATGGACGTCGACAAGTTTGCAGGTCGCCTTTCCTTCTTCTTTGCCATCGGCATGAACTTTTTCATGGAAATCGCCAAACTGCGTGCCGCACGCACGCTGTGGCACCGGGTCATGACCGAGTTCGGAGCAAAGTCCGAACGCTCAAAGATGCTGCGGACACACTGCCAGACTTCGGGTGTCAGCTTGCAGGAACAGGACCCCTACAACAACGTCATCCGTACCGCCTATGAGGCCATGAGTGCAGTACTGGGCGGCACACAGTCGCTTCACACCAACGCGCTGGACGAGGCGATTGCCCTGCCCACGGATTTCTCGGCCCGCATCGCAAGGAACACGCAACTGGTGCTTCAGGAAGAAACCGGTGTAACCGATGTGGTCGATCCGCTGGCCGGGTCCTACTATGTCGAAAGCCTGACCAATGAGTTGGTCGAAAAAGCCTGGGCCCTGATGGAAGAGGTCGAGGAAATGGGTGGTATGACCAAGGCCGTGGCCTCGGGTATGCCCAAGCTGCGGATCGAGGAAAGCGCGGCCCGCCGTCAGGCCATGATCGACCGGGGCGAAGAGGTCATCGTCGGGGTCAACAAGTACCGTAAGGAACAGGAAGACCCGATCGATATCCTGGACGTCGACAACGTGGCCGTACGCGAAGCTCAGGTCGCACGGCTGGAACGTATCCGTGCAACGCGGGACGAGGCCGCCTGTCAACAGGCACTGGACGCACTGACCACGACCACCCGCGAGGGAGGAAACCTGCTGGCCGCCGCCGTCGAGGCCGCCCGTGCCCGCGCATCCGTAGGAGAGATCAGCATGGCAATGGAGAAGGAATTCGGCCGCCACCGCGCCGAGGTGAAAACCCTGGCCGGCGTTTATGGCGCGGCCTATGAGGGTGACGAAGGCTTTGCCGCGATCCAGAAATCCATTGAGGAATTCGCCGAGGCCGAAGGCCGCCGCCCCCGTCTTCTGGTGGTCAAGATGGGGCAGGACGGACACGACCGGGGTGCCAAGGTCATCGCGACCGCTTTTGCCGATATCGGGTTTGACGTGGACGTGGGCCCCTTGTTCCAGACACCGGCTGAGGCTGCGCAGGACGCGGTCGACAATGACGTGCATGTGGTCGGCATTTCCTCGCAGGCGGCAGGGCACAAGACATTGGCCCCGCAACTGGTGGAAGAGCTGAAAAAGGCCAGGGCCGAGGACATCATCGTGATCTGCGGCGGGGTGATCCCGCAGCAGGACTACCAGTTCCTATACGATCATGGGGTCAAGGCCATCTTTGGTCCGGGCACCAACATTCCCGAGGCCGCTCAGGACATCCTGCGCCTGATCAGCGAAGCGCGCGGTTGA
- a CDS encoding endonuclease/exonuclease/phosphatase family protein, protein MRLATYNIEWFANLFDQKDSLIVDDTWSGRHDVTKAQQVEAIAKVLTAIDADAVLIVEAPNTGKRQNTVRALQTFAEAFDLRTSDAVMGFANDTHQELALLYDRTVLTARHDPRGDIDDPLAPRFDSEFRIDLDIDATEDVVRFSKPPMELAATTQSGREVRLIGAHLKSKAPHGAESRDEAIRISIANRRKQLAQAVWLARRVELHVANQEPVILLGDLNDGPGLDEFEHLFGRSSVEILLQAGLFDPHAVTAHGFRPGSIPSTARFARPKEGRFLEALLDYIMITQDLRAYRPAWRIWHPFRDAVCWSAPDLRQALLTASDHFPVTLDIGL, encoded by the coding sequence ATGCGGCTGGCGACCTATAATATCGAATGGTTCGCAAATCTTTTTGATCAAAAAGACAGTCTGATTGTCGATGACACCTGGTCCGGTCGGCATGACGTCACCAAGGCGCAGCAGGTCGAGGCGATTGCCAAAGTGCTGACCGCGATTGATGCAGACGCGGTATTGATCGTCGAGGCTCCGAACACCGGTAAACGCCAGAATACGGTGCGGGCCCTGCAAACCTTTGCCGAGGCGTTTGATCTGCGCACCTCTGACGCGGTGATGGGGTTTGCCAACGACACGCATCAGGAGCTGGCGCTGCTTTACGACAGGACCGTTCTTACCGCGCGCCATGATCCCAGGGGTGACATCGACGACCCGTTGGCCCCCCGGTTCGATAGCGAGTTCAGGATCGATCTGGATATAGATGCGACCGAGGATGTTGTGCGGTTTTCCAAACCACCGATGGAATTGGCGGCGACCACGCAATCGGGCCGCGAGGTCCGGCTGATCGGCGCTCATTTGAAATCCAAGGCTCCGCATGGGGCTGAGTCGCGGGATGAGGCGATCCGTATCTCGATTGCCAACCGCCGCAAGCAACTGGCGCAGGCGGTCTGGCTGGCCAGGCGGGTCGAGTTGCACGTTGCAAACCAAGAACCTGTCATTTTGCTGGGAGACCTGAACGACGGTCCCGGGCTGGATGAGTTCGAACATCTGTTCGGCCGGTCTTCGGTCGAGATTTTGCTGCAAGCGGGGTTGTTCGACCCGCACGCGGTGACTGCTCATGGATTTCGGCCCGGATCGATACCCTCCACGGCCCGCTTTGCCCGCCCGAAAGAAGGCAGGTTTCTCGAGGCTCTTCTGGATTACATAATGATTACCCAGGATCTGCGTGCATACCGTCCGGCCTGGCGTATTTGGCATCCGTTTCGCGACGCGGTCTGCTGGTCCGCACCGGACCTGCGACAGGCGCTGTTGACGGCGTCGGATCATTTCCCGGTCACGCTGGACATCGGCCTGTGA
- a CDS encoding DUF4174 domain-containing protein: MIRTLAFVFSALIPLSVWAADGTATTDDSFVRPVGDSELSDFLWVSRPIVVFADTPADPRFQQQIDMLLEGEAAMRERDVVVLTDTDPSARSPIRSQLRPRGFQMVFVDKDGVVKLRKPSPWSVREIGRSIDKTPLREREIRDRREGG, translated from the coding sequence ATGATACGCACGCTTGCCTTTGTTTTCTCGGCACTAATCCCGCTGTCCGTCTGGGCGGCGGATGGCACAGCGACGACGGATGACAGCTTTGTCCGCCCGGTAGGTGACAGCGAACTCAGCGATTTTCTCTGGGTCAGCCGCCCGATCGTGGTCTTTGCCGACACGCCGGCGGACCCGCGGTTCCAACAACAGATCGACATGTTGCTCGAAGGTGAGGCCGCCATGCGTGAACGCGACGTGGTGGTTCTGACCGATACCGATCCGTCGGCGCGGTCCCCGATCCGGTCACAATTGCGGCCGCGTGGGTTCCAGATGGTATTCGTCGACAAGGACGGTGTGGTCAAACTGCGCAAACCTTCTCCGTGGAGCGTGCGCGAGATTGGCCGGTCCATCGACAAGACCCCCCTGCGCGAACGCGAAATCCGCGATCGCCGCGAAGGCGGCTGA
- a CDS encoding molecular chaperone DjiA has translation MSIWTRISEALSALAQGESLTAVFEKLRSPPERSVAFTIAVIALGAKMAKADGQVTRDEVTAFRDVFQIAREDEEGAARVFNMARTDVAGYQDYARKIARMFAEDSTTLCDLMEGLFHIAMADGFYHPNENAFLEEVSKIFGQTDAQFKALRARFVPDAPKDPYTVLGVPQDMLLPDIRKVWRQLVRETHPDAMIARGVPEEAIRLAEKKMIDINRAWDEINGARA, from the coding sequence ATGTCGATCTGGACCCGCATATCCGAAGCGCTCAGTGCGCTGGCCCAAGGCGAAAGCCTGACCGCAGTTTTTGAAAAACTGCGTTCGCCCCCGGAACGTTCGGTGGCGTTCACGATTGCAGTGATTGCGCTGGGCGCAAAAATGGCCAAGGCAGACGGTCAGGTGACACGAGACGAGGTTACGGCCTTCCGCGATGTGTTTCAGATCGCGCGTGAAGACGAAGAAGGTGCCGCGCGGGTCTTCAACATGGCCCGCACGGATGTGGCGGGGTATCAGGACTATGCCCGCAAGATCGCCCGGATGTTTGCCGAAGACAGCACCACGCTTTGCGACCTGATGGAAGGGCTGTTTCACATCGCCATGGCCGATGGGTTCTACCACCCAAATGAGAACGCGTTTTTGGAAGAAGTGAGCAAGATCTTCGGGCAGACCGACGCTCAATTCAAAGCATTGCGGGCGCGATTTGTGCCGGATGCTCCAAAAGATCCTTACACGGTTCTGGGTGTGCCGCAGGACATGCTATTGCCCGATATCCGCAAAGTCTGGCGACAACTGGTCCGCGAAACGCACCCGGACGCCATGATAGCGCGCGGTGTCCCGGAAGAGGCGATCAGACTGGCCGAGAAAAAGATGATCGATATCAACCGCGCCTGGGATGAGATCAACGGGGCGCGGGCCTGA
- a CDS encoding DcaP family trimeric outer membrane transporter, translating into MTKTRKKALLLAASALSVTGTLGFAQDAQTQAELDALRARVEALESGKSSPANGDFRIGNTVLDVYGYVKADFFYDFDFDQGDTAFVNVIGEPSAATDGTFGATIRQSRIGLRTTTPSGIGDIGGQLELDLFGSGGTAELRVRHANITIGDNWLIGQTWTNFMPLDTYPTSVEFNGPVGIPFARVPQVRYTNSFGTNTSFAVSIEENVSGSNSDDPVLTASAEYNDGTYVARVSGLYGKAQSGNVEVDQTGFTISGSVRPWQGGLFQVNYVNGEALGPYLIGLGDPIVNGLANDVDGYTIEFRQYLSPKWNVGIAYGKEDYDLPTSTGTLSFTELETIHVNAFYKATEDLTLSSEYIYGERNDAPTGRTFDGSRVQLAAQLNF; encoded by the coding sequence ATGACGAAGACTAGAAAAAAAGCACTCCTGCTTGCTGCCTCTGCTCTCAGTGTGACCGGCACGCTTGGCTTTGCTCAGGATGCCCAAACCCAAGCCGAGCTTGACGCCTTGCGCGCCCGGGTCGAGGCGCTGGAATCTGGCAAGAGCAGCCCCGCCAACGGAGACTTCCGCATCGGTAACACCGTTCTGGATGTTTATGGCTACGTGAAGGCCGACTTCTTCTACGACTTCGATTTCGATCAGGGGGATACGGCGTTCGTGAATGTCATCGGGGAACCCTCGGCTGCGACCGATGGCACATTTGGTGCCACCATCCGCCAATCGCGGATCGGCCTGCGCACCACCACCCCAAGCGGCATCGGCGATATCGGCGGGCAATTGGAACTTGATCTGTTTGGTTCGGGCGGAACAGCCGAACTGCGTGTACGCCACGCCAATATCACCATCGGTGACAACTGGCTGATCGGTCAGACCTGGACCAACTTCATGCCGCTGGATACCTACCCGACCTCGGTGGAGTTCAACGGCCCTGTTGGCATTCCCTTCGCACGGGTTCCGCAGGTTCGCTATACCAACTCTTTCGGAACGAACACGTCCTTCGCAGTTTCGATCGAAGAGAATGTCAGCGGTTCGAATTCGGATGATCCGGTTTTGACCGCATCCGCCGAGTACAATGACGGGACGTATGTCGCGCGTGTGTCCGGCCTCTACGGCAAGGCGCAATCCGGCAATGTCGAAGTCGATCAAACCGGGTTCACGATATCCGGCTCTGTTCGCCCATGGCAGGGCGGCCTGTTCCAGGTCAACTATGTAAACGGCGAGGCACTCGGCCCGTACCTGATCGGCCTTGGTGATCCCATCGTGAATGGCCTGGCCAACGACGTGGATGGCTACACCATCGAATTCCGGCAGTATCTGAGCCCGAAATGGAATGTTGGCATTGCATACGGAAAAGAAGACTATGACCTGCCGACTTCGACCGGAACCCTGTCGTTTACCGAGCTGGAAACAATCCACGTCAACGCATTTTACAAGGCAACTGAGGATCTGACACTCAGCTCCGAGTACATCTATGGCGAACGGAACGACGCGCCGACCGGCAGAACCTTTGACGGAAGCCGCGTTCAGCTCGCCGCTCAGTTGAACTTCTGA
- a CDS encoding GNAT family N-acetyltransferase, with protein sequence MIIRPAMRADAPAIARITNAIIRESLITFTTDERSTTQITEDISARGTGFLVAEHDGQVVGFATYAQFRAGPGYAQTREHSIQLSPDARGKGVGRALMQALEEAARTDGLHVLVAGISSANPGAVAFHAALGFLQVGRMPEVGFKWGQRLDLVLMQKILSPE encoded by the coding sequence ATGATCATTCGCCCGGCCATGCGGGCGGATGCGCCCGCAATCGCCAGGATCACCAATGCGATCATTCGCGAGTCCTTGATCACGTTCACGACCGATGAGCGCAGCACGACGCAAATCACCGAGGACATCTCGGCGCGGGGCACCGGATTTCTGGTCGCCGAACATGATGGGCAAGTTGTTGGTTTTGCTACCTATGCCCAGTTTCGTGCGGGTCCCGGATACGCGCAGACGCGCGAACACTCGATCCAGCTGTCACCGGACGCGCGCGGAAAGGGCGTTGGGCGTGCTTTGATGCAAGCGCTGGAGGAGGCCGCACGAACCGACGGGCTGCATGTGTTGGTTGCAGGCATCTCCTCGGCCAATCCGGGCGCTGTGGCGTTCCACGCGGCGCTGGGCTTTTTGCAGGTTGGTCGAATGCCCGAAGTAGGGTTCAAATGGGGTCAACGGCTGGATCTTGTGCTGATGCAGAAAATTCTTTCGCCTGAGTGA
- a CDS encoding VOC family protein: MLLDHLAVAGETLEDATAHIEQALGVALQPGGKHETFGTYNKLLGLRGGLYLEAIAVDPQAQTPGRTRWFDLDRFEGSPRLTNWICRVEDIEASLSMFPDGVGKPIDLTRGALRWRMAVSPTGRLPFDNLFPALIEWQGDLHPVDMLQDSACRLRRLVVYHPDALTLAKHLGALDHVVFDTGPAALRAEFETPHGIRVLE, encoded by the coding sequence ATGTTACTGGATCATCTGGCCGTCGCGGGTGAAACGCTGGAAGACGCAACTGCCCATATCGAACAAGCGCTTGGCGTTGCGCTGCAACCCGGCGGCAAGCACGAGACGTTCGGGACATACAACAAGTTGCTGGGTCTCAGGGGCGGGCTCTATCTGGAAGCGATTGCGGTCGACCCGCAGGCGCAAACTCCGGGCAGAACGCGGTGGTTCGATCTGGACCGCTTTGAGGGCAGCCCGCGTCTGACCAACTGGATTTGCCGGGTCGAGGATATCGAAGCCTCGCTTTCGATGTTTCCAGATGGTGTCGGGAAACCGATCGACCTGACCCGGGGGGCGTTACGATGGCGCATGGCGGTTTCGCCAACCGGGCGCTTGCCGTTCGACAACCTGTTTCCCGCACTTATCGAATGGCAGGGCGACCTTCACCCGGTCGACATGCTGCAAGACAGCGCCTGTCGGCTGCGGCGTTTGGTTGTGTACCACCCGGATGCATTGACGCTGGCCAAACATCTGGGTGCATTGGATCATGTGGTGTTCGACACCGGCCCGGCCGCGCTCAGGGCGGAATTCGAGACTCCTCATGGGATTCGGGTGCTGGAATGA